From the Lactuca sativa cultivar Salinas chromosome 9, Lsat_Salinas_v11, whole genome shotgun sequence genome, the window gttgtcgccccgctgaaatattctaagactaggtcccttgtgttagttgttttagggacgtaaagtgagaataacgggaacgggtaattgggttattgttggttgatgaaaataaatttaattacttattgtgggttgaaaaccctatatgctcaccaggatcctaagcctgacccacttagtttctttgtattacagttAGTGGccccagagcataagttggatgacttgtcaaattatttttggattatagacctgttgttgtaaataacagttgtaaggtctgtattgaaatgtttatgtttttggtctgtttatcggaacatggcatcccgagtattgtaatataatgaaaaatacattttctttaagaaatgctttggtaaatcttatttttatcatattttgttttgcgaccaaattccgcaactcttttaatcaattgattactctgaaatcattttaaaagcataaattaaactggtcttttctggtcgtgattttggggatgtcacactttacCAGACCTTTTTCCGAGTTCATGCATACGTTTTTTGGCCAAATATGGCTCAACTAATCAGGTTCGGCCTCGACCAAAGAGGTTCCACATCAACCAAAGAGGTTCGGCCTCAACCTTTCAGTCGCCCAATCAGGTTCGACCTCGACTAAAGAGGTTTGGCCTCAACCTTTCAGGGTGCTCCTTCACAAGACAAAAGGTCGAGCTTTGTGGTCTATCCTAATGAATAGTTGTCAAATATACACCTCATCCCAAGACAAAAGTATCAAAATTTATACCTTATTCCCAAAGGTAAAGACTTTACACTATATATACATCTCACAAACATACACCTCAAGGTAAGTTAACGCtcgctcgctctctctctctctctctctctctaatattAATCGAACTCAAATTACGCTCATTGACTAATTTAACCATCAAATGGTTCTCCCGGGATCCGTTCTCGAAGAACTCCTGATtagttgtgttgtatttcaggTACGAAGTTTCAAATCTTCTTTGCATCGTCGGGTTCAAGACCTTCATAGAGACCCGAAAAATCTGAGATTCAACAATACAAAAACAACATAATCCACaaaaaaacacccaaaaacaaaccaaacattcatttttgcattatttaataaaagtgttcgaaaaataaatcaaaacttgattaaataaataagtaatcaaaacattttttttgaaatttatttttacAAATCATACTATTTTTATATTATCTaagatttattattttattacttaaaaaaaGCAAACAAATGATACAATTATACTCTTTTTATCCATAATTTTCCTTTTTAGTGGACCTTTATTAATATATATGTTTTGATGCATACGAAAAGTAGCAAATCAGAAGCGTGAGATCCATCGTCTCCTCGCATTGTGGATCGGGATATTGACACGAGACTATCTGCATTATAAAATTCTCCCAAAAAAAGCAAAAACGAGAAATCACAAATTCAATATCCCCAGTAAAAATGGAGAAGCAGAACAAGTATCAATGACCTACAAATACAGCGCAATTAAAATACTTGGTACTTGAATTGAAGTACACTTCTACAGTTCCTGAACGTCGACAACCACCACCGCTCCTATTTCACGCCACAATAAATGAAAGAAGGGAGATTCACTTGTCAATCGATCAATACACTCATCAGCGTTCAATTTCATCTTTCCATTTATGGCGGATCTCAGCCATCGCACTGAGATCTCCTTTGCCGAAACCTTCATCTGCAGCGCATTCGCTGCTTGTTTTGCAGAGGTTTATCCTCATTACCTTACTTTTTTCCATCTACACAACCACATACATCCTCACTTTCATAATTTTAATCACATTGCAATATAAATTATTTTGTTACTACTAGATTTAGGAAATCCACTCTCGGAACTTGCAGTGTTAGGGTTTAAATTTCGGTAATTCTGCAAGGAGCAGCGTAATTTTTGAATGTGTATCAATTTCCCTGGATGATATGTATGTCTATGTGTTTATGATGCTGCTGCTTGATAAATGTAATAGGAAAATAAGTATCATCGTTTTTTTTTGAAGATGAGTTACAATTATGGGTGTTGTTGGTTTTATGCAGTTATGTACAATCCCTCTAGACACTGCTAAAGTTCGACTTCAACTCCAGAAGAGATCAGTATCAGGAGAAGAAAGTGGTGGTGGTGGAGCTAAGTACAAGGGTCTTTTAGGTACAGTTGCTACTATAGCCAAGGAAGAAGGTTTACTTGCACTTTGGAAAGGTATTATACCTGGATTACATCGCCAATTTATTTATGGAGGCTTAAGGATCAGTCTGTATGTGCCTGTAAGTTTCAAGTATTTAGGTTATTTGGTGATTCATGGAAACTCGGCATATAAGCTGCTTCATCTATGAGGACTGATCCAGTATGGTTCAAAACACCGGCTTCTGTATTACATCTGAGCTTTTCGTTATACAGGTTAAGGCTTTTTGTGCTGGTGGTAATCTTCTTGGAGAAGTTTCCTTGTTTCAGAAGATAGTTGCTGCTTTGATTACAGGTGAATGATTTGCAAATTACAATGTCTTCTTCCTCTATACTTTGTCTTCAGGTTAATTGGATTGATTGATTTCGTATCTCCATTATTCATGAAACAGGTGCTATAGCAATCACATTGGCTAATCCAACTGATCTGGTGAAAGTCCGATTACAAGCTGAAGGTAAACTGCCAGCTGGCGCACCCCGTCGCTACACTGGTGCCCTAAATGCCTACTACACAATAATCAAAGAAGTCAGTTCCTTAAATCTCCTTACATCTCAGATCAccattttcttttttcctttaatTATAATACACCATAAACAGGAAGGAGTAGTTGCACTTTGGACTGGTTTGGGCCCAAATATTGCCAGGAATGCCATTATTAATGCTGCAGAACTTGCTAGCTATGATCAAGTCAAACAGGTCTGATTTATCTTacaaaataacaataataattattattttatttattaattataatgtTTACTCGATTGGTTCTATCATGTTGTAGACTGTTTTGAAAATTCCAGGGTTCACAGACAATATATTCACCCATCTATTAGCCGGTTTAGGTGCAGGGTTTTTTGCTGTTTTGATTGGTTCACCTGTTGATGTGGTAAAGTAAACTCTCATTAATTGgctttcttttcaaaaatacaaaaaagtttTTTAACTTGAAATTGATATGCATCTTCTTATTGTTACAGGTGAAATCTagaatgatgggagattcaatCTACAAAAGCACTCTTGATTGTATGGTTAAAACCTTAAACGTTGAGGTATCATTATTTGATAATTATTagttcataagtttttttttactacttgattcttttataatatttatattattattttgatatcTGATTGAACGattgattaattattattcaGGGAGCCCTGGCTTTCTATAAGGGATTCCTCCCAAATTTTGGTCGGCTAGGATCGTGGAATGTTATAATGTTTTTGACACTTGAGCAAGTAAGCTtctgttcttttttttttatatgtaaaaatatatattcaaatcGATTTTTATGTTTTGATCAAATGACAGGTAAAGAAATTATTCATATGGGAAGTTTGAAGTTTATCACATCAATGtatatttaacaaaaaaatatatacaaaatttGAAGTTATGAACATACAGATACAGATGAGCTTCTGCTTCTGCTTCTGTGTGTGTTTTTGAAATATGACCAATCTTGGTTACTTTTGGTCGTCTTTCAATTGTTGATGTTTGTATCATTCTTATGGTGTCATAATTATGTCGTTATGACAATATTGTTTAATTTTTAGCAGATAATTTAACATAAGTCAATAATAATGATTGGGATGATTAACATTTAACATTTAATATGCCTTCTTGTTGCCTAGGTTGGTCATTTAAGTCAAATTTTTAAATACACCGCTATGAGCCAAATATAAACTTACGTTTTTTCAATTTTAAGAATCTGTAGGTATAAAACTCAAATCGCTTCCGTTatgaatatgaaaaaaaaaaaaaaaaaaacttttctaaAGGAAATAGGAGTTTGATAAGTGTTCTAGTCAATAACGTTTTTGTCACAACCGAATCTCAACAAGAATATAATAAAAAACTATAAAACCTAGAACCAAACCAAGagggtgtttggctaagctttaTTAAAAGTGTTTATCACTttttaacttattagtttataaCAGTATTAGAAAGAAGTTTTTAAAAATTGTTTGGATTAGTTTATCCGGTGTCAATACGCTATAAGTTGATAAACTTTTTTTAGTGTTTGACAAAATGACTAAAAAAAAAAGGTTTCTTAGATATGTTGGACAGCTATAAGTATAAGTAGTTTTGATAAGTTAGAggttaataacttatcaaaaatgACTTATCTTCAgttataaactatt encodes:
- the LOC111907506 gene encoding mitochondrial uncoupling protein 2, giving the protein MADLSHRTEISFAETFICSAFAACFAELCTIPLDTAKVRLQLQKRSVSGEESGGGGAKYKGLLGTVATIAKEEGLLALWKGIIPGLHRQFIYGGLRISLYVPVKAFCAGGNLLGEVSLFQKIVAALITGAIAITLANPTDLVKVRLQAEGKLPAGAPRRYTGALNAYYTIIKEEGVVALWTGLGPNIARNAIINAAELASYDQVKQTVLKIPGFTDNIFTHLLAGLGAGFFAVLIGSPVDVVKSRMMGDSIYKSTLDCMVKTLNVEGALAFYKGFLPNFGRLGSWNVIMFLTLEQVKKLFIWEV